CAAGTCCTACATCGGCATCAGCACCCGCATCACCATCGGTGAGCCGGGTACCATTGCCCGCTCCGAAGGCAAGGCACAGCGTGTGTCTGACCTGCGCAACAAGGGCTGAATCGGGCTTGTCCCATTACGCAAAAGGCCGGTCATGATGACCGGCCTTTTTGTTGCGTCGTACGCCTGCCTGCTGCAGGAGGGCGCACATCAGCACTCATGCATGGCTGACTTCGATAATACGCACGTGGCTGTGTTTGCCATCCGGCAGGCGCCAGTCGATGGTCTGCCCCACTTCCAGCCCCAGCAGCGCTGACCCTATCGGCGCCACAATTGAGATCCCGTCTTCACGGCCAGCCATCTGATGCGGGTAGCACAGCGTACGCTGGAATGTTTTGTCACTTTCCTCCACCTTGAAGGTCACGGTGGAGTTCATCCGCACCACATCATCCGGCAGCTGTTCAAGCGGCACAATGTCGGCACGCTCCAGCTCCGTCCGCAAGCCATCCAGTGCGGGATTGTCCCGGTGCTCTTTCCGCTCCAGCATGGCTTCCAGTTGGTCAACGTCCTTCTCGGACACCTTGATTCCGGGCATTTCAGCCATTTTCAACTCCATCATTGTGACAACAGGTTGTACCTGGCTTGAGGTACAACGATAAATAAAAGGGATCAGTGGAAAAAGCGAAGTGCACCCGACGACCTGTACCGTGCTGATACAGGTCTATCAGCGTCAGCGGCAGGTTGGCGGGGCCTGAACAAGACAGGCCGCAGGTTTCTGAGTACTGATCGGGTGATGCATGACAACGTTCAAAACTGAGAAGGCGCCCCCGTGAGGCGCCTTCTGAATATTAGGTATGTTGACAGCTATTGTTAACGTTTTACCGACCTGAACGCAAGCCCCCTCAGGCGTTGATGATTCATATAACGAAAAGTTTCGGTCCCGAGCGTTATCTTGTATCATCATATCCTTATATTAAGTCGGGTATCACGATGCAACTG
This DNA window, taken from Marinobacterium iners, encodes the following:
- the rnk gene encoding nucleoside diphosphate kinase regulator, translated to MAEMPGIKVSEKDVDQLEAMLERKEHRDNPALDGLRTELERADIVPLEQLPDDVVRMNSTVTFKVEESDKTFQRTLCYPHQMAGREDGISIVAPIGSALLGLEVGQTIDWRLPDGKHSHVRIIEVSHA